Proteins encoded by one window of Panicum virgatum strain AP13 chromosome 7N, P.virgatum_v5, whole genome shotgun sequence:
- the LOC120680576 gene encoding uncharacterized protein LOC120680576 yields MAPPPSSLLRDLLVADGFKNRRRPTEGSAPAGSRATSMSLQQRRPGKPARSQSDVLTRSRLREMNGDPGGGGRDAYGDERRAATATRRSSASQTTSARSYSNKGASDSGGAGDRRGSVSASAAAVPALDESALTALISLAAGAMKRFVKDEAFRTSLRAGCASCLGDSNHRAVLDLRVHAQTVERAAREDLDPRDLKRASLKLHEVASLDAGGAEAVTAAGVPYPRLAACAHVYMSAVSKLQRRDHSAAVHALEAFCLAPREARTLLLPTLWDRLFRSGLSHLRTWRDRESAAASSDERAKEVEKTFVDVLDDGTRLLACYYRDWLLGRTDAIALPDVPAPPSTVHASAPRCSASTSYDISSDVVFSSGGSSPVKFAYDGTMQKSEEIEEEDEGHAMAADAEGVFHEYEAGEARSYPPPVLQVEESVFTPNNIVKQTSEPQVEDEPIKESDASTSYRPISDISAIDLLTLEFCEGPLQSDFLCPLTRQIFINPVTIETGQTFERHAIVLWLDRGFRTCPVTGQELLSSSIPDTNRVLRRLIDSWKSERCKNRVSGSTWPEEKLTVTVIDKVFGSAGDMPEKLEKARHLMAIGGIDFLLHKFQEGGDEQQRVAEHLLFCIRAEGSCRNYVAIKIDGSSVLRLLHNKVLSARGTAVCLLTELICLRRREMFELLLGGLGTESVLQAMDVLLEHLRRLPVQEQAPVAILLLHLDALVEANKDSMCREEAAKIITQSLRCCMSDDNVVASTRKALLLLAGHFSFSGDLLAEDWMLKQAGFVDASPEGPINSDAVVQDKEAAGNEAWLRHATAALLGSSGVRRPFLDALSRCLGSPDAGLVGACLTTAGWLSRSLAASQDADATDTDTSLAAFSALVPRLKQCLAPARPARHRVLAAVSLHNFSKIPDCRELLLLLADGLRDHLADLAQLTGTAGQLSAELQERH; encoded by the exons atggcgccgccgccgtcgtccttgCTCCGCGACCTGCTCGTCGCTGACGGCTTCAAGAACCGTCGCAGGCCGACCGAAGGCTCTGCGCCGGCGGGCTCGAGAGCCACGAGCAtgtcgctgcagcagcggcgcccGGGCAAGCCCGCTCGCTCGCAGTCCGACGTGCTCACCCGCAGCCGCCTGAGGGAGATGAACGGCgatccaggcggcggcgggagggacgCTTACGGTGACGAGCGGCGGGCCGCGACCGCCACGCGGAGGTCGTCGGCGTCGCAGACGACGAGCGCGAGGAGCTACAGCAACAAGGGTGCcagcgacagcggcggcgctggagacaGGAGGGGTTCTGTGTCCGCCTCTGCGGCCGCGGTGCCAGCGCTCGACGAGTCCGCGCTCACCGCGCTCATCTCCCTGGCCGCGGGGGCCATGAAGCGGTTCGTCAAGGACGAGGCGTTCCGCACCTCGCTGCGCGCAGGCTGCGCCTCGTGCCTCGGCGACTCCAACCACCGCGCCGTGCTGGACCTCCGCGTGCACGCGCAGACCGTCGAGCGGGCCGCCAGGGAGGACCTCGACCCGCGCGACCTGAAGCGCGCGTCCCTCAAGCTCCACGAGGTGGCGTCGCTCGACGCCGGGGGCGCGGAGGCGGTGACCGCGGCGGGCGTGCCGTACCCGCGCCTCGCCGCGTGCGCGCACGTCTACATGTCCGCCGTCTCCAAGCTCCAGAGGCGGGACCACTCCGCCGCGGTGCACGCCCTGGAGGCCTTCTGCCTGGCGCCGCGCGAGGCGCGCACGCTCCTGCTCCCCACGCTCTGGGACAGGCTCTTCCGCTCGGGCCTCTCGCACCTCAGGACGTGGCGCGACCGCGAGtccgccgcggcgagctcggacgAGAGggcgaaggaggtggagaagacgtTCGTGGACGTGCTGGACGACGGCACGCGCCTGCTCGCGTGCTACTACAGGGACTGGCTGCTGGGGCGCACGGACGCCATTGCTCTCCCGGatgtccctgctcctccgagcACCGTCCATGCCAGCGCGCCGAGGTGCTCGGCGTCGACGTCGTACGACATCAGCTCGGACGTCGTGTTTAGCTCCGGGGGTTCGAGTCCGGTCAAGTTTGCGTACGATGGCACAATGCAGAAATCCGAGGAAatcgaggaggaagacgaggggCACGCCATGGCGGCAGATGCAGAGGGCGTGTTCCATGAGTACGAGGCCGGCGAAGCAAGAAGCTACCCTCCTCCCGTTCTGCAGGTTGAAGAAAGCGTGTTTACGCCTAACAACATAGTCAAACAAACCTCTGAACCACAG GTTGAAGATGAACCGATCAAGGAATCAGATGCGTCGACAAGTTATCGTCCGATCTCTGACATCTCAGCTATCGACCTTCTAACGCTCGAGTTCTG TGAAGGGCCGCTCCAGAGCGATTTCCTTTGTCCACTGACACGGCAGATCTTCATCAATCCCGTGACAATCGAGACGGGCCAGACATTCGAGCGTCACGCTATAGTGCTGTGGCTAGACAGAGGCTTCAGGACGTGCCCGGTTACAGGCCAAGAGCTCCTGAGCTCGTCGATTCCAGACACGAACCGTGTGCTCAGACGCTTGATCGATAGCTGGAAGTCTGAACGCTGCAAGAATCGCGTCTCCGGAAGCACCTGGCCTGAAGAGAAGCTGACTGTAACGGTTATCGACAAGGTCTTCGGTTCAGCCGGCGACATGCCTGAAAAACTCGAGAAGGCGAGGCACTTGATGGCGATCGGTGGTATCGACTTTCTCCTGCACAAGTTTCAGGAAGGAGGAGATGAGCAGCAACGTGTAGCCGAGCACCTGCTGTTTTGCATCAGGGCTGAAGGCAGCTGCAGGAATTACGTGGCTATAAAGATCGATGGCTCAAGCGTTCTCCGGCTTCTCCATAACAAAGTGCTTTCAGCAAGGGGAACTGCAGTGTGTCTGCTCACTGAACTGATCTGCTTGAGAAG AAGGGAGATGTTCGAACTGCTCCTGGGTGGATTGGGAACAGAGTCGGTCTTGCAGGCAATGGATGTGCTACTGGAGCATCTCCGAAGATTGCCGGTCCAAGAACAAGCCCCAGTTGCTATTCTCCTTTTGCACTTGGATGCATTG GTAGAGGCAAACAAAGACAGCATGTGCAGAGAAGAAGCTGCCAAGATCATCACACAGTCTCTTAGATGCTGCATGTCCGATGACAACGTCGTGGCGAGCACTCGGAAAGCTCTGCTGCTGTTGGCAGGGCATTTCTCCTTCTCAGGCGACCTTCTCGCAGAGGACTGGATGCTGAAACAAGCCGGGTTTGTGGACGCCTCACCTGAAGGCCCTATCAATTCCGATGCTGTTGTACAG GACAAGGAAGCAGCCGGAAACGAGGCCTGGCTGAGgcacgcgacggcggcgctcctcggcagcagcggggtcAGGAGGCCGTTCCTCGATGCGCTGTCCAGGTGCCTGGGGTCCCCCGACGCCGGCCTGGTGGGCGCGTGCCTGACGACGGCGGGGTGGCTGAGCCGCTCGCTCGCGGCGTCGCAAGACGCCGACGCCACGGACACGGACACGTCCCTCGCCGCGTTCTCGGCGCTCGTCCCGCGGCTGAAGCAGTGCCTGGcccccgcccggccggcgcgGCACCGGGTCCTCGCCGCCGTGTCGCTCCACAACTTCAGCAAGATCCCAG ACTGCagggagctgctgctgctgctggccgacGGCCTGCGCGACCACCTCGCCGATCTCGCGCAGCTGACTGGGACGGCCGGTCAGCTGTCCGCCGAACTCCAGGAACGGCATTGA
- the LOC120680711 gene encoding PH, RCC1 and FYVE domains-containing protein 1-like isoform X3, producing the protein MKFMRQRCPEKESQSLSLIYKNGECSLDLICSDKDQAEYWYLGLRALLPAPCSPCSSIGSRSSRQIDSCTHTPRSYIQLKSRLPSVHSTPRHIQVHPSHRSPKTHGIFSGASVDYSEALFYPRQRTLSDIDTYLEKLTRKMSNPDIHGLKNIMVANKEKDPKIAQTPKLKTFEGPRSACRLDSLKDIFFWGDVIGSMLDCDDMSKSLPRLVDSTNMLDVQSIACGETQVAIITKQGEVYSWGNEGSGRIGHQVNIKVSRPKLVESFASLHVKAVAYGSKHTCAVTVSGELFEWGEGAHMGLLNGCYAGNQWFPHKLFSPLDGISVANIACGPWHTAIVTSSGQLYTYGDGTFGVLGHGDTQGISRPKEVESLKGSKVKCVACGPWHTAAIVEVTSDFKNHMPSSKLFTWGDADQGKLGHPDKKMKLVPTCVDSLADYDFIQVSCGMALTVVLSLTGVVFTIGSSMHGQLGNPQADGKSVCIVEGLLKSEFVRNISSGSSHVAVLTTNGKVFTWGKGKEGQLGLGDFLNRSSPTLVEALEGRHIEIISCGYSYTAAICLHKAISRKDLSVCSGCKMSFGFTRKKHNCYHCGSIFCNSCSSKKVAKAALAPDKSRRYRVCDMCFGQLLKVIDSGSIKSELKTSNGEMSRTEILRAYTPKLSRIFKDVNLPVEKVGLIHGSSSYQRNEVPATPVQAKSRRWGQVECPAQFLSRQDSFRYQHTYGSSISQRMHGPAVLKCGSSLQQSTDGQRKELTSTETLLMEEVKQLRSQVTLLAEQYQQRSLQVQLYKQKLDETWLIVRDEAAKCKAAKDIIKVLSDQCKAISDKLVVGQQPENPKITSDINLGQPLRADLQHYASEKIPTEKFNQLKSTQNHHQTSSLGDEGYAPPSNPDMPVDGSCNHQIGTRTFDINGYITEADAPVAPVMSNGVIEQIERGVYVTFAVSPRGKKDIRRVRFSRKHFGEKEAQQWWEENKSKVYANYGTEQTQHQLAVTVKSVQLQD; encoded by the exons GTACATCCATCACACAGGAGCCCCAAGACACATGGAATCTTTTCAGGGGCTAGTGTTGATTATTCAGAAGCATTATTTTACCCAAGACAGCGAACATTATCTGACATAGATACCTACCTGGAAAAGCTTACACGCAAGATGTCAAATCCAGATATACATGGTTTGAAAAATATTATGGTTGCTAACAAAGAAAAGGACCCTAAGATCGCTCAGACACCTAAACTAAAAACCTTTGAAGGACCCCGTTCAGCATGTAGGCTTGATTCTTTGAAGGATATTTTTTTCTGGGGTGATGTTATTGGAAGTATGTTAGACTGTGATGATATGTCAAAATCCCTTCCAAGGTTAGTGGACTCAACTAACATGCTTGATGTACAAAGCATTGCTTGTGGGGAAACGCAGGTGGCAATAATTACTAAGCAAGGGGAGGTCTACTCCTGGGGAAATGAGGGTAGTGGTAGAATTGGACATCAAGTAAATATCAAAGTCTCCCGACCCAAACTTGTTGAGTCTTTCGCCTCTTTACATGTGAAGGCTGTGGCATATGGATCAAAGCACACTTGTGCAGTAACAGTTTCTGGTGAACTTTTCGAATGGGGTGAAGGAGCTCATATGGGTTTATTGAATGGCTGCTATGCAGGGAACCAATGGTTTCCGCATAAATTGTTCAGTCCCCTGGATGGCATATCTGTTGCAAACATTGCTTGTGGTCCATGGCACACAGCTATCGTAACATCATCCGGTCAATTATACACATATGGGGATGGAACATTTGGTGTTCTTGGTCATGGAGATACACAAGGAATTTCTCGGCCAAAAGAAGTAGAGTCTTTGAAAGGCTCAAAAGTAAAATGTGTGGCATGTGGGCCATGGCACACAGCTGCCATTGTGGAAGTAACCAGTGATTTCAAGAATCATATGCCAAGCAGCAAGCTGTTCACATGGGGTGATGCAGATCAGGGGAAGCTGGGTCATCCTgacaaaaagatgaagcttgTACCAACTTGCGTTGATTCACTCGCAGACTATGATTTTATTCAGGTGTCCTGCGGGATGGCACTCACTGTTGTGCTTTCTCTTACTGGTGTGGTCTTTACCATTGGCAGTTCCATGCATGGCCAATTAGGAAACCCCCAAGCAGATGGTAAATCTGTTTGTATTGTTGAAGGACTTCTTAAGTCCGAGTTTGTCAGAAACATATCATCAGGTTCTTCCCACGTAGCAGTGCTAACTACAAATGGGAAAGTGTTTACATGGGGCAAAGGCAAGGAAGGACAGCTTGGTTTGGGCGACTTTCTTAATAGGAGCTCCCCAACTTTAGTAGAGGCGTTGGAAGGCAGGCATATCGAAATCATATCTTGTGGTTACAGTTACACTGCCGCAATCTGTCTGCATAAGGCAATCTCAAGAAAGGACCTCTCTGTATGCAGTGGTTGCAAGATGTCTTTTGGTTTCACTAGAAAGAAGCATAACTGCTACCATTGTGGTTCCATATTCTGCAATTCGTGCAGTAGTAAAAAGGTTGCCAAGGCCGCCCTTGCACCAGACAAGAGCAGACGGTATCGTGTATGCGACATGTGTTTCGGTCAGCTACTGAAAGTTATAGATTCTGGTAGCATAAAGTCAGAACTAAAGACCAGCAATGGAGAGATGTCTAGAACTGAAATTTTAAGGGCATACACACCTAAGTTGTCACGTATATTCAAGGATGTGAACCTACCTGTAGAAAAGGTGGGTTTAATTCATGGTTCCTCTTCCTATCAGAGAAACGAGGTCCCTGCCACTCCGGTTCAAGCAAAATCTCGGAGATGGGGGCAAGTTGAGTGCCCAGCTCAATTTTTATCTAGACAAGACAGTTTTCGGTATCAACATACGTATGGTAGCTCAATATCCCAAAGAATGCATGGCCCTGCTGTGCTAAAGTGTGGCAGCTCTTTGCAACAGTCTACTGATGGTCAGAGAAAAGAGCTGACAAGCACAGAAACCTTACTCATGGAAGAAGTAAAGCAGCTTCGTTCACAG GTGACACTTCTTGCAGAGCAATACCAGCAAAGAAGTCTTCAGGTTCAACTGTACAAACAAAAACTTGATGAGACATGGCTAATTGTTAGGGATGAGGCTGCAAAATGCAAAGCTGCCAAAGACATCATAAAGGTTCTTAGTGATCAG TGTAAGGCCATATCAGATAAACTTGTGGTTGGTCAGCAACCCGAGAACCCCAAAATCACATCTGATATTAACCTGGGACAACCATTAAGAGCAGATTTGCAACATTATGCCAGCGAAAAGATTCCCACTGAGAAATTCAATCAACTCAAAAGCACCCAGAATCATCACCAGACCAGCAGCCTAGGAGATGAGGGATATGCACCGCCTTCAAATCCTGACATGCCTGTTGATGGATCTTGCAATCATCAGATTGGTACGAGAACATTTGACATAAACGGGTATATCACAGAAGCGGATGCCCCTGTTGCCCCAGTCATGTCCAATGGTGTGATTGAGCAAATCGAGCGTGGGGTGTATGTTACATTTGCTGTATCACCTAGGGGAAAGAAAGACATAAGACGAGTGAGATTCAG TCGCAAACATTTTGGCGAGAAAGAAGCTCAGCAATGGTGGGAAGAGAACAAGAGCAAGGTGTATGCAAATTACGGCACTGAACAAACGCAGCATCAGTTAGCTGTGACAGTCAAGAGTGTACAACTACAAGATTAA
- the LOC120683385 gene encoding probable protein phosphatase 2C 43, with translation MWPWLERIASACWDRVRRYALTRKDEDDGDAGAGADELLWSRDLARHAAGEFSFAVVQANDVLEDHSQVETGAAATFVGVYDGHGGAEASRFISHHLSAHIVRLAQEHGTMSEDVVRNAFSATEEGFLSLVRRTHLIKPAMATIGSCCLVGIIWRGTLYLANLGDSRAVVGCSNGQNKIVAEQLTRDHNAGMEEIRQELRSLHPDDSQIVVLKNGVWRIKGIIQVSRSIGDAYLKKREFALDPSTARFHLSEPLRRPVLTSEPSICSRVLSSQDRFLIFASDGLWEHISNQEAVEIVHNSPREGIARRLVQTALKEAARKREMRYGDIKKLDRGVRRYFHDDITVVVVFIHHEQLGQEGSASVPELSVRGFVDAGGPSSFSGLNDIT, from the exons ATGTGGCCGTGGCTGGAGAGGATTGCGTCCGCGTGCTGGGACCGGGTCCGGAGGTACGCGCTTACGAGGAAGGATgaggacgacggcgacgccggcgccggggccgaCGAGCTGCTGTGGTCGCGGGACCTCGCGCGGCACGCGGCGGGCGAGTTCTCCTTCGCCGTCGTGCAGGCGAACGACGTGCTGGAGGACCACAGCCAGGTCGagacgggcgccgccgccaccttcgtCGGCGTCTACGACGGCCACGGGGGCGCCGAGGCGTCCCGCTTCATCTCCCACCACCTTTCTGCGCACATCGTCC GTCTAGCACAAGAACATGGAACAATGTCTGAGGATGTCGTTCGAAACGCCTTTTCTGCTACAGAGGAAGGCTTCTTGTCGCTAGTGCGCAGGACACATTTGATAAAGCCTGCCATGGCTACTATTGGATCTTGCTGTCTGGTTGGCATCATATGGAGAGGGACACTCTACCTGGCCAATCTTGGTGATTCTCGGGCAGTCGTTGGTTGTTCCAATGGACAAAACAAGATTGTTGCGGAGCAGTTAACAAGAGATCACAATGCTGGCATGGAAGAGATAAGGCAGGAGCTTAGGTCTCTTCATCCTGATGATTCGCAAATAGTTGTTCTTAAGAATGGCGTTTGGCGCATCAAAGGCATTATACAG GTTTCAAGGTCTATAGGTGATGCATACTTGAAGAAGCGAGAATTCGCTCTTGATCCGTCCACAGCTCGTTTCCACCTCTCTGAACCTCTACGCCGACCTGTTCTGACGTCAGAGCCATCTATCTGTTCAAGAGTTCTTAGTTCACAAGACAGATTTTTGATCTTTGCATCAGATGGATTATGGGAGCACATCTCAAACCAGGAAGCCGTCGAAATAGTCCACAATAGTCCACGAGAA GGTATTGCAAGGAGATTAGTACAAACAGCTCTAAAAGAAGCTGCCAGGAAGAGGGAAATGAGGTACGGTGATATTAAGAAGCTCGATAGAGGAGTTCGCCGTTACTTCCACGACGACATCACGGTCGTAGTCGTCTTCATCCATCATGAGCAGCTGGGGCAGGAGGGTTCAGCCTCTGTTCCTGAACTCTCAGTTCGTGGGTTTGTTGATGCAGGAGGCCCCTCCAGCTTTTCAGGGCTGAACGACATTACTTGA
- the LOC120680714 gene encoding organelle RRM domain-containing protein 6, chloroplastic-like isoform X1 yields the protein MASAASVAPAVAASRSFSFTAAAYPSPSRTLRPAALSGGVRNQQRPSTASACLQPPTASHGAATRLYVRGLSFRTTEENLRSAFEKFGQLTEVHLVMYRVEKRPRGFAFVSYAVEEEAKSAMEGMHGKFLDGRVIFVEVAKQRPGL from the exons ATGGCGAGCGCTGCTTCCGTCGCCCCCGCCGTCGCTGCTTCCAGAAGCTTCAGCTTCACTGCCGCGGCATACCCCTCCCCCTCGCGCACGCTTCGTCCGGCCGCCCTCTCCGGTGGGGTCCGCAACCAGCAGCGCCCGTCCACCGCCTCTGCCTGCCTCCAGCCGCCAACTGCCTCCCATGGCGCCGCCACCAGGTTGTACGTCCGCG GTCTATCGTTCCGTACAACCGAGGAGAACCTCCGGAGCGCGTTCGAGAAATTCGGTCAGCTTACAGAAG TTCATCTCGTGATGTATCGAGTAGAAAAGCGGCCGAGAGGTTTCGCGTTCGTGTCCTACGCTGTCGAGGAGGAAGCCAAGAGCGCCATGGAAGGAATGCACGGGAAG TTCCTGGATGGCAGAGTGATCTTTGTCGAGGTTGCAAAACAAAGGCCTGGACTCTGA
- the LOC120680713 gene encoding uncharacterized protein LOC120680713 isoform X1, which yields MARFQAMNDQRPAADRVGHADFMDHLKRTLDSPEGARAPKARKPYTISKQREKWTEDEHKLFLEALQQHGRAWRRIQEHIGSKTAVQIRSHAQKFFSKVIRESSGDSNSIAAPPQIHIPPPRPKRKPAHPYPRKLGNSLCKDASTIKQLEKPQLKIQLLSEQENCSPKSVLTAAQIGSQTMETEGSGSPASSVYMEEKGLTPSTSVGELGVQVALSKDATTSNGAACGIPEGPVLRLFGKRVVVNNLHQQPNSNTGNLKHAADMELDSSAETPTSGTGKFSSHGAEEAKTWSPWLTGTQQFVYYLPQGEVLSVHSACQFLSYSNGSISYGVLNQQTVASNKQQHQPSQASDCKFTRAEGSWAESITTSSSVPETTTQNSDSIESTQVNNDDDEVIPVPGSRKFLSTVPTYLRGFVPYRKCTAQSKMLQSQVPGEEADGDMTRLCL from the exons ATGGCTCGTTTTCAG GCGATGAACGACCAAAGGCCTGCTGCTGATCGCGTCGGCCATGCAGACTTCATGGACCATCTGAAGAGAACTCTCGATTCGCCAGAAGGAGCGCGAGCTCCTAAG GCACGCAAGCCATACACGATATCCAAGCAGAGGGAGAAATGGACGGAGGACGAGCACAAGCTCTTCTTGGAAGCCCTTCAGCAACATGGCCGTGCCTGGCGTCGTATACAAG AGCACATAGGCAGCAAGACTGCCGTGCAAATCAGGAGCCACGCTCAGAAGTTCTTCTCCAAG GTCATCCGAGAATCATCTGGGGATAGCAACAGCATAGCTGCTCCACCACAAATTCATATTCCTCCACCACGGCCAAAGAGGAAGCCGGCGCACCCATACCCGCGCAAGCTGGGTAATTCACTCTGCAAGGATGCCTCTACAATCAAACAGCTTGAGAAGCCCCAGTTGAAGATACAGTTGCTGTCTGAGCAGGAGAACTGCTCACCAAAATCTGTGTTAACCGCAGCACAGATAGGATCCCAGACCATGGAAACTGAAGGTAGCGGATCACCAGCTTCCTCGGTTTACATGGAGGAGAAAGGCCTCACACCAAGCACATCAGTTGGGGAGTTAGGTGTGCAAGTAGCACTTTCCAAG GATGCCACCACTTCCAATGGTGCGGCATGTGGAATACCTGAAGGTCCAGTTCTTAGGCTATTTGGCAAGAGGGTTGTGGTAAATAATTTGCATCAGCAGCCAAACTCCAATACTGGAAACCTAAAACATGCGGCAGACATGGAACTGGACTCTTCAGCTGAGACACCAACTAGTGGAACTGGGAAGTTCTCTTCCCATGGTGCAGAAGAAGCGAAGACATGGAGCCCGTGGCTGACTGGTACACAGCAGTTCGTGTACTATCTTCCTCAAGGGGAGGTTCTTTCTGTACATTCCGCTTGCCAATTTCTCAGCTACAGTAATGGAAGCATATCTTATGGAGTGTTGAATCAACAGACAGTTGCCTCAAAtaagcagcagcaccagccatcTCAAGCTTCAGACTGCAAGTTCACAAGGGCAGAAGGATCGTGGGCGGAATCGATCACAACCTCCAGCAGTGTGCCTGAAACAACAACTCAGAATTCAGATTCTATAGAATCAACTCAAGTAAACAACGACGATGATGAAGTGATACCTGTTCCAGGTTCAAGAAAATTTTTAAGCACAGTTCCAACCTACCTTCGAGGTTTTGTGCCATACAGGAAGTGCACAGCACAAAGCAAGATGCTGCAGTCACAGGTTCCTGGCGAGGAGGCAGACGGAGATATGACAAGGCTGTGCCTGTAA
- the LOC120680713 gene encoding uncharacterized protein LOC120680713 isoform X2: MDGGRAQALLGSPSATWPCLASYTRAHRQQDCRANQEPRSEVLLQGLIAFRIEKKPSSPLPEKSMDCVACKVIRESSGDSNSIAAPPQIHIPPPRPKRKPAHPYPRKLGNSLCKDASTIKQLEKPQLKIQLLSEQENCSPKSVLTAAQIGSQTMETEGSGSPASSVYMEEKGLTPSTSVGELGVQVALSKDATTSNGAACGIPEGPVLRLFGKRVVVNNLHQQPNSNTGNLKHAADMELDSSAETPTSGTGKFSSHGAEEAKTWSPWLTGTQQFVYYLPQGEVLSVHSACQFLSYSNGSISYGVLNQQTVASNKQQHQPSQASDCKFTRAEGSWAESITTSSSVPETTTQNSDSIESTQVNNDDDEVIPVPGSRKFLSTVPTYLRGFVPYRKCTAQSKMLQSQVPGEEADGDMTRLCL; this comes from the exons ATGGACGGAGGACGAGCACAAGCTCTTCTTGGAAGCCCTTCAGCAACATGGCCGTGCCTGGCGTCGTATACAAG AGCACATAGGCAGCAAGACTGCCGTGCAAATCAGGAGCCACGCTCAGAAGTTCTTCTCCAAGGTCTTATAGCCTTTCGCATAGAAAAAAAACCATCATCCCCTCTGCCTGAAAAATCCATGGATTGTGTTGCTTGCAAG GTCATCCGAGAATCATCTGGGGATAGCAACAGCATAGCTGCTCCACCACAAATTCATATTCCTCCACCACGGCCAAAGAGGAAGCCGGCGCACCCATACCCGCGCAAGCTGGGTAATTCACTCTGCAAGGATGCCTCTACAATCAAACAGCTTGAGAAGCCCCAGTTGAAGATACAGTTGCTGTCTGAGCAGGAGAACTGCTCACCAAAATCTGTGTTAACCGCAGCACAGATAGGATCCCAGACCATGGAAACTGAAGGTAGCGGATCACCAGCTTCCTCGGTTTACATGGAGGAGAAAGGCCTCACACCAAGCACATCAGTTGGGGAGTTAGGTGTGCAAGTAGCACTTTCCAAG GATGCCACCACTTCCAATGGTGCGGCATGTGGAATACCTGAAGGTCCAGTTCTTAGGCTATTTGGCAAGAGGGTTGTGGTAAATAATTTGCATCAGCAGCCAAACTCCAATACTGGAAACCTAAAACATGCGGCAGACATGGAACTGGACTCTTCAGCTGAGACACCAACTAGTGGAACTGGGAAGTTCTCTTCCCATGGTGCAGAAGAAGCGAAGACATGGAGCCCGTGGCTGACTGGTACACAGCAGTTCGTGTACTATCTTCCTCAAGGGGAGGTTCTTTCTGTACATTCCGCTTGCCAATTTCTCAGCTACAGTAATGGAAGCATATCTTATGGAGTGTTGAATCAACAGACAGTTGCCTCAAAtaagcagcagcaccagccatcTCAAGCTTCAGACTGCAAGTTCACAAGGGCAGAAGGATCGTGGGCGGAATCGATCACAACCTCCAGCAGTGTGCCTGAAACAACAACTCAGAATTCAGATTCTATAGAATCAACTCAAGTAAACAACGACGATGATGAAGTGATACCTGTTCCAGGTTCAAGAAAATTTTTAAGCACAGTTCCAACCTACCTTCGAGGTTTTGTGCCATACAGGAAGTGCACAGCACAAAGCAAGATGCTGCAGTCACAGGTTCCTGGCGAGGAGGCAGACGGAGATATGACAAGGCTGTGCCTGTAA
- the LOC120680714 gene encoding organelle RRM domain-containing protein 6, chloroplastic-like isoform X2: MAPPPGLSFRTTEENLRSAFEKFGQLTEVHLVMYRVEKRPRGFAFVSYAVEEEAKSAMEGMHGKFLDGRVIFVEVAKQRPGL; encoded by the exons ATGGCGCCGCCACCAG GTCTATCGTTCCGTACAACCGAGGAGAACCTCCGGAGCGCGTTCGAGAAATTCGGTCAGCTTACAGAAG TTCATCTCGTGATGTATCGAGTAGAAAAGCGGCCGAGAGGTTTCGCGTTCGTGTCCTACGCTGTCGAGGAGGAAGCCAAGAGCGCCATGGAAGGAATGCACGGGAAG TTCCTGGATGGCAGAGTGATCTTTGTCGAGGTTGCAAAACAAAGGCCTGGACTCTGA